A single Klebsiella variicola DNA region contains:
- a CDS encoding YggT family protein produces the protein MKTLTFLLSTVIELYTMVVLLRVWMQWARCDFYNPFSQFVVKATQPIVGPLRRIIPAMGPIDSASLLVAFILCVIKAIVLFMVITFQPIIWISALLILLKTIGSLIFWVLLLMAIMSWVSQGRSPVEYVLMQLADPLLRPIRNLLPSMGGIDFSPMVLVLLLYVINMGVAEVLQATGNVLLPGLWMAL, from the coding sequence ATGAAGACGTTGACTTTCCTGCTTTCAACGGTCATTGAGCTTTACACGATGGTCGTGTTGTTACGCGTCTGGATGCAGTGGGCGCGCTGCGACTTTTACAACCCGTTTTCGCAGTTTGTGGTGAAGGCCACGCAGCCGATTGTCGGGCCGCTGCGCCGGATTATCCCGGCGATGGGGCCGATTGACAGCGCCTCGCTGCTGGTGGCATTTATTCTCTGCGTCATCAAAGCGATCGTGCTGTTTATGGTGATCACCTTCCAGCCGATCATCTGGATCTCCGCCCTGCTTATTCTGCTGAAAACCATCGGCTCATTGATCTTCTGGGTGCTGCTGTTGATGGCGATCATGAGCTGGGTCAGCCAGGGCCGTAGTCCGGTGGAGTACGTGCTGATGCAGCTGGCGGACCCGCTGCTGCGCCCTATCCGCAACCTGCTGCCGTCGATGGGCGGTATCGATTTCTCACCGATGGTGCTGGTGCTGCTGCTGTACGTGATTAATATGGGTGTCGCCGAGGTGCTGCAGGCCACCGGTAACGTGCTGCTGCCGGGGCTGTGGATGGCGCTATGA
- a CDS encoding YggS family pyridoxal phosphate-dependent enzyme, whose amino-acid sequence MNDIAHNLAQVRDKISGAAARCGRAPEEVTLLAVSKTKPASAIEEAIAAGQRAFGENYVQEGVEKINHFQQAGISGLQWHFIGPLQSNKSRLVAEHFDWCHTVDRLKIATRLNEQRPAHLPPLKVLIQINISDEQSKSGIPLEALDGLAAEIAELPHLELRGLMAIPAPESEYVRQFAVAQQMAVAFARLKTRYPTVDTLSLGMSDDMEAAIAAGSTMVRIGTAIFGARDYSK is encoded by the coding sequence ATGAACGATATTGCGCATAACCTGGCACAGGTCCGGGACAAAATCTCCGGTGCCGCCGCTCGTTGCGGGCGTGCGCCAGAAGAAGTGACATTGCTTGCAGTGAGTAAAACGAAACCTGCGAGCGCGATCGAAGAAGCCATCGCGGCAGGCCAGCGGGCATTTGGTGAAAACTACGTCCAGGAGGGCGTGGAGAAGATTAACCATTTCCAGCAGGCCGGCATCAGTGGACTGCAGTGGCACTTTATTGGCCCCCTGCAGTCCAACAAAAGCCGGTTGGTGGCAGAGCATTTTGACTGGTGCCACACCGTCGATCGGCTGAAAATCGCCACCCGCCTGAACGAACAGCGCCCGGCGCATCTGCCGCCGCTGAAGGTGCTGATTCAAATCAACATTAGCGATGAGCAGAGCAAATCCGGCATCCCGCTGGAAGCGCTCGATGGATTAGCGGCAGAGATCGCTGAGTTACCTCATCTGGAGCTGCGCGGTCTGATGGCCATCCCCGCGCCTGAGTCAGAATATGTAAGGCAGTTTGCCGTCGCCCAGCAAATGGCGGTAGCATTTGCGCGATTAAAAACGCGGTACCCCACGGTCGATACGTTGTCTCTGGGAATGTCGGACGATATGGAAGCCGCAATCGCGGCGGGAAGCACGATGGTGCGCATCGGCACAGCTATTTTTGGTGCGCGCGACTACAGCAAATAA
- the ruvX gene encoding Holliday junction resolvase RuvX has product MSGTFLGFDFGTKSIGVAVGQRITATARPLPALKAQDGKPDWNVIEKLLKEWQPEAVIVGLPLNMDGTEQPLTARARNFANKIHGRFGVAIVLHDERLSTVEARAGLFEHGGYRALNKGSVDSASAVVILESYFEQSF; this is encoded by the coding sequence ATGAGCGGAACCTTTCTCGGCTTTGATTTCGGCACCAAAAGCATCGGCGTGGCGGTGGGGCAACGCATCACCGCAACCGCGCGACCGTTACCGGCGCTGAAGGCGCAGGACGGTAAACCGGACTGGAATGTCATCGAAAAACTGCTCAAAGAGTGGCAGCCTGAGGCGGTGATCGTTGGCCTGCCGCTGAATATGGACGGCACCGAGCAACCGCTGACGGCGCGCGCGCGGAATTTCGCCAATAAAATTCATGGCCGCTTTGGCGTCGCGATCGTCCTTCACGATGAACGTCTGAGTACGGTGGAGGCTCGGGCAGGCTTATTTGAACACGGCGGCTACCGCGCGCTGAATAAAGGCAGCGTTGATTCGGCCTCAGCCGTGGTCATTCTGGAAAGCTACTTCGAGCAGAGCTTTTAG
- the yggU gene encoding DUF167 family protein YggU, giving the protein MSAVESCADGLVLRLYIQPKASRDSIVGVHGDELKVAITAPPVDGQANAHLVKFLAKQFRVAKSQVLIEKGELGRHKQVKIIAPQQIPTAVAALTE; this is encoded by the coding sequence ATGAGTGCCGTTGAAAGCTGTGCTGACGGGCTGGTGCTGAGGCTGTACATTCAGCCGAAGGCCAGCCGCGATAGCATCGTGGGCGTACATGGCGACGAGCTCAAAGTCGCCATTACCGCCCCGCCCGTTGATGGCCAGGCCAATGCCCACCTGGTGAAATTTCTCGCCAAACAGTTCCGCGTCGCCAAAAGCCAGGTACTGATTGAAAAAGGCGAGCTGGGTCGCCATAAGCAAGTTAAAATCATCGCCCCACAACAGATCCCGACTGCGGTCGCGGCGCTAACTGAATAA
- a CDS encoding YqgE/AlgH family protein: MNLQHHFLIAMPALQDPIFRRSVVYICEYNDEGAMGIIINKPLENLQVEGILEKLKIVPEPRNPEIRLDKPVMLGGPLAEDRGFILHTPPSDFSSSIRISDNTVVTTSRDVLETLGTDRQPGNVLVALGYSSWEKGQLEQEILDNAWLTAPADQNILFRTPIADRWREAAKLIGIDIVTMPGVAGHA, from the coding sequence ATGAATTTACAGCATCACTTTCTGATTGCCATGCCTGCGCTTCAGGACCCGATTTTCCGCCGCTCCGTGGTCTATATCTGCGAGTATAACGACGAGGGAGCCATGGGCATTATTATCAATAAGCCGCTGGAAAATCTGCAGGTGGAAGGGATCCTTGAGAAGCTCAAGATTGTTCCGGAGCCGCGCAATCCGGAGATCCGTCTGGATAAACCGGTGATGCTGGGCGGCCCGCTGGCGGAAGACCGCGGTTTTATTCTGCATACCCCGCCCTCTGACTTCTCCTCGAGTATCCGCATTTCGGATAACACAGTGGTCACCACCTCGCGGGATGTTCTTGAAACCTTAGGTACCGACAGGCAGCCGGGCAACGTACTGGTGGCGCTGGGCTACTCCTCATGGGAGAAAGGGCAACTGGAGCAGGAGATTTTAGATAATGCCTGGCTTACCGCCCCTGCCGACCAGAATATTCTCTTCCGCACGCCCATCGCCGATCGCTGGCGCGAGGCGGCGAAACTGATTGGTATCGACATTGTGACGATGCCAGGCGTCGCGGGGCATGCATGA
- the gshB gene encoding glutathione synthase, with translation MIKLGIVMDPIATINIKKDTSFAMLLEAQRRGYELHYMEMNDLYLINGEARARTRTLSVEQNYDKWYDFTGEQDLPLADLDVILMRKDPPFDTEFIYATYILERAEEKGTLIVNKPQSLRDCNEKLFTAWFSELTPETLVTRNKAQLKAFWEKHGDIIMKPLDGMGGASIFRVKAGDPNLGVITETLTELGSRYCMAQNYLPAIKDGDKRVLVVDGEPVPYCLARIPQGGETRGNLAAGGRGEARPLTESDWEIARRVGPTLKAKGLIFVGLDIIGDRLTEINVTSPTCVREIEAAFPDISITGMLMDAIERRITK, from the coding sequence ATGATCAAGCTCGGCATCGTGATGGATCCCATCGCAACCATCAACATCAAGAAAGACACCAGCTTCGCTATGTTGCTGGAAGCGCAACGTCGCGGCTATGAACTCCATTATATGGAGATGAACGACCTCTATTTGATCAACGGCGAAGCCCGCGCCCGTACGCGCACGCTGAGCGTCGAACAGAACTACGATAAATGGTATGACTTCACCGGTGAGCAGGATCTGCCGCTGGCCGATCTTGACGTTATTTTGATGCGTAAAGATCCTCCGTTCGATACCGAATTTATTTATGCCACCTACATCCTGGAACGGGCGGAAGAGAAAGGCACGCTTATCGTCAACAAGCCGCAGAGCCTGCGCGACTGTAACGAGAAACTGTTCACCGCCTGGTTCTCTGAACTGACGCCGGAAACGCTGGTCACCCGCAATAAAGCCCAGCTGAAGGCCTTCTGGGAAAAACACGGCGATATCATCATGAAACCGCTCGACGGCATGGGCGGTGCCTCGATTTTCCGCGTCAAAGCCGGCGATCCGAACCTTGGCGTGATCACGGAGACCCTGACCGAGCTCGGCAGCCGCTACTGCATGGCGCAGAACTATCTGCCCGCCATTAAAGACGGCGACAAGCGCGTGCTGGTGGTGGACGGCGAGCCGGTGCCTTACTGCCTGGCGCGTATTCCGCAGGGCGGCGAGACCCGCGGCAACCTGGCTGCCGGCGGCCGTGGCGAAGCTCGCCCGTTGACCGAAAGCGACTGGGAAATAGCCCGCCGCGTCGGCCCGACGCTGAAAGCCAAAGGTCTTATCTTCGTCGGCCTGGATATCATCGGCGACCGTCTGACGGAAATTAACGTCACCAGCCCCACCTGCGTGCGTGAGATTGAAGCCGCCTTCCCGGATATTTCGATCACCGGCATGCTGATGGACGCTATCGAAAGACGTATCACCAAATAA
- a CDS encoding type IV pilus twitching motility protein PilT: MKLEEIVALSVKHNVSDLHLCNSAAPRWRRQGKLEPAPFPAPDILDLLHCRLDAAQLQHWQEQGQIDFALTLACGSRLRASAFAHTRGISLVLRLLPEQCPRLETLGAPPALSELLAEESGLLLVTGATGSGKSTTLAAMVGHLNQHLDGHILTLEDPVEFIHHSERCLIQQREIGRHCPSFAAALRVALRQDPDVILLGELRDSETIRLALTAAETGHLVMATLHTRGAAPAVERLIDVFPAEEKDQVRSQLAGSLCAVLAQKLLPARQGGRVALYELLVNTPAVANLIREGKVHQLPGIMQTGMQAGMLTFTQSFQQRVAAGEL; this comes from the coding sequence ATGAAGCTGGAAGAAATCGTAGCCCTTAGTGTAAAGCATAATGTCTCCGATCTACACCTGTGCAATTCCGCCGCACCGCGCTGGCGGCGGCAGGGCAAGCTGGAGCCCGCCCCGTTTCCCGCGCCGGATATCCTGGATTTACTCCACTGCAGGCTTGATGCCGCACAGTTACAGCATTGGCAGGAACAGGGCCAGATTGACTTTGCGCTGACCCTGGCCTGCGGTTCGCGGCTGCGCGCCAGCGCTTTCGCCCATACGCGTGGAATATCGCTGGTGCTACGCCTTCTGCCTGAACAGTGCCCGCGTCTGGAGACGCTGGGCGCCCCGCCTGCGCTGAGCGAGCTGCTGGCGGAAGAGAGTGGCCTGCTGCTGGTCACCGGAGCGACGGGCAGCGGCAAGTCGACCACCCTGGCGGCGATGGTGGGGCATCTCAACCAGCATCTTGATGGCCATATTCTGACCCTGGAGGACCCGGTGGAGTTTATCCATCACAGCGAGCGATGCCTGATCCAGCAGCGGGAGATTGGCCGTCATTGTCCTTCGTTCGCCGCGGCGCTCCGCGTGGCGCTGCGCCAGGATCCGGATGTGATCCTGCTCGGGGAGCTACGGGACAGCGAAACCATTCGTCTGGCGTTAACGGCTGCGGAGACCGGACATCTGGTAATGGCGACATTACATACCCGCGGCGCGGCGCCGGCGGTGGAGAGATTGATCGATGTCTTTCCGGCAGAGGAGAAAGATCAGGTTCGTAGTCAGCTGGCCGGAAGCCTGTGCGCGGTGCTGGCGCAAAAATTGTTGCCTGCACGTCAGGGCGGCAGAGTTGCGCTATACGAGCTTTTGGTCAATACCCCCGCAGTAGCTAACTTGATCCGTGAAGGAAAAGTGCACCAGTTGCCCGGCATAATGCAGACCGGGATGCAGGCCGGAATGCTGACATTTACGCAGAGTTTTCAGCAACGTGTCGCCGCAGGCGAGCTGTAA
- a CDS encoding LuxR family transcriptional regulator, protein MINLNGNSSSSRQVTFITHPSIQSKAFASYLSETLMAPVVLQNINKPLAQRLAKDSVILFDIAVSNKKLNGVWRDIIRLQADNPRLLIINSAQKYELYEMAQWPALYGVFRHDDDESRLIEGVKAVLNGEQTAELSVMHPAMYAADHASAPVENSPLTERECEILNELRCGATNLDIARALFISENTVRTHLYNVFRKLSVKNRTQAVSWANEHLRH, encoded by the coding sequence GTGATTAATTTAAATGGAAATTCATCATCTTCTCGTCAGGTCACATTTATTACCCATCCGTCAATTCAGAGCAAAGCTTTTGCCAGCTATCTGAGCGAAACCCTGATGGCACCAGTGGTTTTACAAAATATTAATAAACCACTGGCACAGCGCCTGGCGAAAGATTCTGTAATATTATTTGATATCGCAGTGTCAAATAAGAAATTAAATGGGGTATGGCGAGATATTATTCGACTGCAGGCAGATAATCCTCGTTTGTTGATTATTAATAGCGCACAAAAGTATGAGTTATACGAAATGGCGCAGTGGCCGGCTTTATATGGCGTGTTCCGCCATGACGATGATGAATCGCGCTTAATTGAGGGCGTTAAGGCCGTACTGAACGGCGAACAGACGGCTGAATTGAGCGTGATGCACCCGGCGATGTACGCTGCGGACCATGCATCGGCGCCCGTTGAGAACTCGCCACTCACCGAGCGGGAATGTGAGATCCTCAACGAGCTGCGCTGTGGGGCGACGAATCTGGATATTGCCCGTGCCCTGTTTATCAGCGAGAACACGGTGCGCACGCACCTGTACAATGTGTTTCGTAAACTGAGCGTGAAGAATCGCACTCAGGCGGTGAGCTGGGCGAACGAACATCTGCGGCACTAA